A region of Natribaculum luteum DNA encodes the following proteins:
- a CDS encoding ammonium transporter — protein sequence MVDATVLAEGVNLAWVLLVSFLIFFMHAGFAMLESGQVRSKNVANQLTKNLLTWSVGVLAFFVLGAGVSTVVGTLTGGGGFAPADLYATMTTTAVNDWVDWLFGAVFAMTAATIVSGAVAGRAKLRAYVGYTLLLSAIIYPVVAGITWGGGFLADVFGVGFHDFAGGMIVHGMGGIAGLTAAYVIGPRLDRFNDDGTVNVIPGHSMTFAVLGTLVLAFGWYGFNVGTAATVFAVEGGELVLGDFAYVGRVALATTLGMAAGAIGASVVALAKTGKVDTLYVANGLLAGLVGVTGIADAVTWWGAILVAFLAGAQLPIVFEFVEQTLEIDDVCAVFPVHGSAGVLGVVALPFVHVDGFSASLLAAQVSGVAVITVWTVVATAAVFGAFKAVGQARVTPEHERDGLDVSEHGVDTYPEFGKPELATDGGNLRTDGGSAGEIKMVTAIVRPDRLGDVKQALARVGAPSLTVTNVSGRGSQPAKKGQWRGEEYTVDLHQKVKLECVVADVPAADVVDAIREAANTGEPGDGKIFVLPVEDACQVRTGATGPEAV from the coding sequence ATGGTAGATGCGACCGTCCTCGCGGAGGGGGTCAACCTCGCGTGGGTCCTGCTGGTATCGTTCCTGATCTTCTTTATGCACGCCGGCTTCGCGATGCTCGAGTCTGGGCAGGTGCGATCGAAGAACGTGGCGAACCAGCTGACCAAGAACTTGCTCACCTGGAGTGTGGGCGTTCTCGCCTTTTTCGTCCTGGGTGCGGGCGTCTCGACGGTCGTCGGTACCCTGACCGGCGGCGGCGGATTCGCGCCGGCGGACCTGTACGCGACGATGACGACCACGGCCGTCAACGACTGGGTCGACTGGCTGTTCGGCGCGGTGTTCGCGATGACTGCCGCGACGATCGTCTCCGGGGCGGTCGCCGGCCGCGCGAAGCTCCGGGCGTACGTCGGCTACACCCTGTTGCTGTCGGCGATCATCTACCCCGTCGTCGCGGGCATCACCTGGGGCGGCGGCTTCCTCGCCGACGTCTTCGGCGTCGGCTTTCACGACTTCGCGGGCGGGATGATCGTCCACGGCATGGGCGGTATCGCCGGCCTGACCGCGGCGTACGTGATCGGACCGCGTCTGGATCGGTTCAACGACGACGGCACCGTGAACGTCATCCCCGGCCACTCGATGACCTTCGCCGTGCTCGGGACGCTCGTGCTCGCCTTCGGCTGGTACGGGTTCAACGTCGGGACCGCTGCGACGGTGTTCGCCGTCGAGGGCGGCGAACTCGTCCTCGGTGACTTCGCCTACGTCGGCCGGGTCGCACTCGCGACAACCCTCGGTATGGCTGCGGGCGCGATCGGTGCGAGCGTCGTCGCGCTGGCGAAGACGGGCAAGGTCGACACGCTCTACGTCGCCAACGGGCTGCTCGCCGGTCTCGTCGGCGTGACCGGCATCGCCGACGCCGTCACCTGGTGGGGCGCGATCCTCGTCGCCTTCCTCGCCGGCGCACAGCTGCCGATCGTCTTCGAGTTCGTCGAGCAGACCCTCGAGATCGACGACGTCTGTGCAGTCTTCCCGGTTCACGGCAGCGCCGGCGTCCTCGGCGTCGTCGCCCTGCCGTTCGTCCACGTCGACGGCTTCTCCGCGAGCCTGCTCGCGGCGCAGGTCTCTGGCGTCGCCGTCATCACCGTCTGGACCGTCGTCGCGACCGCCGCCGTCTTCGGCGCGTTCAAGGCCGTCGGCCAGGCCCGGGTCACCCCCGAACACGAACGCGACGGGCTCGACGTGAGCGAACACGGCGTCGACACCTACCCCGAGTTCGGTAAACCGGAGCTCGCCACCGACGGCGGGAACCTGCGTACCGACGGTGGGTCCGCCGGCGAGATCAAGATGGTCACGGCGATCGTCCGTCCCGACCGCCTCGGTGACGTCAAACAGGCGCTGGCCCGCGTCGGCGCCCCCTCGCTGACCGTGACGAACGTCTCCGGTCGCGGTTCCCAGCCCGCGAAGAAAGGGCAGTGGCGCGGCGAAGAGTACACGGTCGACCTCCACCAGAAGGTCAAACTCGAGTGCGTCGTCGCCGACGTCCCCGCGGCCGACGTCGTCGACGCGATCCGCGAGGCGGCCAACACGGGTGAACCCGGCGACGGGAAGATCTTCGTGCTCCCCGTCGAGGACGCCTGTCAGGTTCGTACCGGCGCGACCGGCCCCGAAGCGGTCTAG
- the hemB gene encoding porphobilinogen synthase — protein MDLTHRPRRLRQDRVRDLVSETTLEPTDFVAPVFVDATTDERIEIESMPGHERVPIDEAVDRVEEVLETGVEAVMLFGIPIAKDPEGTRAWADDGVVQEATRRIVAETDAYVITDVCLCEYTDHGHCGTLEEELRTDADDAHATCTVDNDATLESLEKIAVSHAAAGADMVAPSGMMDGMVGAIRGALDREGFENVPVMSYAAKYESAFYGPFRDAADGAPAFGDRRHYQMDPANAREAIREVALDVEEGADVLMVKPALPYLDVVSSLRREFDHPIAAYNVSGEYAMLHAAAEKGWLDVEETALESLLSIKRAGADLILTYFAEDVAARL, from the coding sequence ATGGACCTCACCCACCGTCCGCGACGGCTCCGCCAGGACCGCGTTCGGGATCTCGTCAGCGAGACGACCCTCGAGCCGACGGACTTCGTCGCGCCCGTCTTCGTCGACGCGACGACCGACGAGCGGATCGAGATCGAGTCGATGCCCGGCCACGAGCGCGTGCCGATCGACGAGGCCGTCGACCGCGTCGAGGAAGTCCTCGAGACCGGCGTCGAGGCCGTCATGCTCTTCGGGATTCCGATCGCGAAGGACCCCGAGGGGACCCGTGCGTGGGCCGACGACGGCGTCGTCCAGGAGGCGACCCGTCGAATCGTCGCCGAGACGGACGCCTACGTGATCACCGACGTCTGCCTCTGTGAGTACACAGACCACGGCCACTGTGGCACCCTCGAGGAGGAGCTTCGGACGGACGCGGACGACGCCCACGCGACGTGTACCGTCGACAACGACGCGACCCTCGAGTCCCTCGAGAAAATCGCCGTCTCCCACGCCGCGGCGGGCGCTGACATGGTCGCCCCCAGCGGGATGATGGACGGCATGGTCGGCGCGATCCGCGGGGCACTGGACCGCGAGGGATTCGAGAACGTCCCCGTCATGAGCTACGCCGCGAAGTACGAGAGCGCCTTCTACGGCCCGTTCCGGGACGCCGCCGACGGCGCACCGGCGTTCGGCGATCGACGACACTACCAGATGGACCCCGCCAACGCTCGCGAGGCGATCCGCGAGGTCGCCCTCGACGTCGAAGAAGGCGCGGACGTGTTGATGGTCAAACCCGCGCTCCCGTATCTCGACGTCGTCTCCTCGCTGCGCCGGGAGTTCGACCATCCCATCGCCGCCTACAACGTCTCCGGCGAGTACGCCATGCTCCACGCGGCCGCCGAGAAGGGCTGGCTCGACGTAGAGGAGACGGCCCTCGAGTCGCTGTTGTCGATCAAACGCGCCGGCGCGGACCTGATCCTGACGTACTTCGCCGAGGACGTCGCGGCGCGTCTGTAG
- a CDS encoding SDR family oxidoreductase, protein MSSTEPTILLTGFPGFLGSALLERLLARGDGPVACLVQPTYRELAERRAAEIAGPDDDRIRLYEGDITEPNLGLDGLADLESVRELYHLAAVYDLAVDPAVGEAVNVRGTEHVLDVAADLAVERFQYVSTCYVSGRYDGVFTEDHLREGQSFNNAYEETKYRAEVAVQERMADGLPATIYRPAIVVGDSETGETDKYDGPYYLLRLLLAQPSRLALSVTLPGSSDAELNVVPRDFVVDAIAYLSGLESSAGEVYQLCDPAPLSVPRFVDALAEAGDRRTLSVPTPKPLARAATERLADRGLPAEPATIDYLDHPTRYACPNTQRALAGSGLECPPFESYVDRLVAFVREHPEVGDAAMV, encoded by the coding sequence ATGAGTTCGACCGAGCCGACGATCCTGCTCACCGGCTTCCCCGGCTTTCTCGGCTCCGCGCTGCTCGAGCGGCTGCTCGCTCGCGGCGACGGCCCGGTCGCCTGTCTGGTCCAGCCGACGTATCGTGAACTCGCCGAGCGGCGGGCGGCCGAAATCGCCGGTCCCGACGACGACCGGATCCGGCTGTACGAGGGGGACATTACGGAACCAAACCTGGGACTCGACGGGCTCGCCGATCTCGAGTCCGTCCGCGAACTCTACCACCTCGCGGCGGTCTACGATCTGGCCGTCGACCCCGCCGTCGGCGAGGCAGTCAACGTTCGGGGCACAGAGCACGTCCTCGACGTCGCCGCCGACCTCGCCGTCGAGCGCTTCCAGTACGTCAGCACGTGCTACGTCAGCGGGCGCTACGACGGCGTGTTCACCGAGGACCACCTGCGGGAGGGCCAGTCGTTCAACAACGCCTACGAGGAGACGAAGTACCGGGCGGAGGTCGCAGTCCAGGAGCGGATGGCCGACGGGCTGCCCGCGACGATCTACCGGCCTGCGATCGTCGTCGGCGACAGCGAGACCGGCGAGACCGACAAGTACGACGGGCCGTACTACCTGCTTCGGCTCCTGCTCGCCCAGCCGTCGCGGCTCGCGCTCTCCGTTACCCTCCCCGGCTCGAGCGACGCCGAACTGAACGTCGTCCCGCGTGACTTCGTCGTCGACGCTATCGCCTACCTGAGCGGTCTCGAGTCGTCCGCCGGCGAGGTCTACCAGCTGTGTGACCCCGCGCCGCTTTCGGTACCGCGGTTCGTCGACGCCCTCGCCGAGGCCGGGGATCGCCGGACCCTCTCGGTGCCGACGCCGAAGCCGCTCGCCCGAGCGGCGACGGAACGGCTCGCCGATCGCGGCCTGCCCGCCGAACCCGCCACGATCGACTACCTCGACCACCCGACGCGGTACGCCTGCCCGAACACGCAGCGGGCACTCGCCGGAAGCGGTCTCGAGTGTCCTCCGTTCGAGTCGTACGTCGACCGACTCGTCGCGTTCGTCCGCGAGCATCCCGAAGTCGGCGACGCGGCGATGGTCTGA
- a CDS encoding succinic semialdehyde dehydrogenase, translating into MSPVATPPIVEEARLSSGRLETLADRVETTGGRESIPVRAPAVDEVIGEIPACTATDVEAAVSRARSVQPSWANRDVEDRAAVLERFGDLVFEHRETLLDLVQLETGKARGHAVEEVLDVPLTCSYYADVGPGQLAEERRRGAIPLATDVRVNYDPVGVVGIISPWNYPLTLAMTDAIPALLAGNAVVCKPDAKTPFVALALADLLQKAGLPPGLLEVVTGEGSVVGPALIDRVDYVAFTGSTETGRTVAERAGRNLIDCSLELGGKNPMVVLADADVETAARGAIQGAFTNAGQLCLAPERIYVDESRYDEFLDAFVGATRSLSLDLAFDYGPDVGSLIDADQLERVQSHVEDAVADGASVLSGGRHRPDVGPFVYEPTILTDVDPDSRVACEETFGPVVSVTPVSDTEAAIEAANDSPYGLNASVWTADRERGRAVADEIDCGTVCVNDAYTAGWAAVDAPMGGFGDSGLGRRHGSEGLRRYLEARTVATSKVGPLAPPPGVPTSWFVRGLTALTRVQRRLQGWLR; encoded by the coding sequence GTGTCACCAGTAGCGACCCCACCGATCGTCGAGGAGGCCCGGCTTTCGTCCGGTCGCCTCGAGACGCTCGCCGATCGCGTCGAGACGACGGGCGGGCGCGAGTCGATCCCCGTCCGTGCGCCAGCCGTCGACGAGGTGATCGGGGAGATTCCCGCCTGTACCGCGACGGACGTCGAGGCCGCCGTCTCACGCGCCCGAAGCGTACAGCCGAGCTGGGCGAACAGGGACGTCGAGGACCGCGCGGCGGTTCTCGAGCGCTTCGGCGACCTCGTCTTCGAGCACCGTGAGACGCTTCTCGATCTGGTTCAACTCGAGACGGGCAAGGCCCGGGGCCACGCCGTCGAGGAGGTGCTCGACGTCCCCCTGACCTGTTCGTACTACGCCGACGTCGGTCCCGGACAGCTCGCCGAGGAGCGACGGCGGGGCGCGATCCCGCTCGCGACGGACGTCCGCGTGAACTACGACCCGGTGGGCGTCGTCGGGATCATCTCGCCGTGGAACTACCCGCTGACGCTCGCGATGACCGACGCGATTCCGGCCCTGCTGGCGGGCAACGCCGTCGTCTGCAAACCCGACGCGAAGACGCCGTTCGTCGCGCTCGCGCTCGCCGACCTGCTCCAGAAGGCCGGCCTCCCGCCGGGCCTCCTCGAGGTCGTCACCGGCGAGGGATCGGTCGTCGGGCCGGCACTGATCGATCGCGTCGACTACGTCGCGTTTACCGGCAGCACCGAGACCGGTCGAACTGTGGCCGAACGCGCGGGACGGAACCTGATCGACTGCTCGCTCGAACTCGGCGGGAAGAACCCGATGGTCGTCCTCGCGGACGCCGACGTCGAGACGGCCGCCCGCGGGGCGATCCAGGGCGCGTTCACCAACGCCGGCCAGCTCTGTCTGGCTCCCGAGCGGATCTACGTCGACGAGTCCCGGTACGACGAGTTCCTCGACGCGTTCGTCGGCGCGACTCGCTCGCTGTCGCTCGACCTCGCATTCGACTACGGCCCCGATGTCGGCTCGCTGATCGACGCCGACCAGCTCGAGCGGGTCCAGTCCCACGTCGAGGACGCCGTCGCCGACGGCGCGTCGGTCCTCTCGGGCGGTCGCCACCGTCCCGACGTCGGCCCGTTCGTCTACGAGCCGACGATCCTGACCGACGTCGACCCCGATTCGCGGGTTGCCTGCGAGGAGACGTTCGGTCCCGTCGTCTCCGTGACGCCGGTCTCCGATACCGAGGCGGCGATCGAGGCGGCCAACGACTCCCCGTACGGCCTGAACGCGAGCGTCTGGACCGCCGACCGCGAGCGCGGCCGCGCGGTCGCCGACGAGATCGACTGCGGGACCGTCTGCGTCAACGACGCCTACACGGCGGGCTGGGCGGCCGTCGACGCACCGATGGGCGGGTTCGGCGACTCCGGGCTCGGTCGCCGCCACGGTTCCGAGGGACTCCGCCGCTACCTCGAGGCGCGGACGGTCGCCACCTCGAAAGTCGGCCCGCTCGCGCCGCCGCCGGGCGTCCCGACATCGTGGTTCGTCCGCGGGTTGACCGCGCTGACTCGCGTGCAGCGTCGTCTCCAGGGGTGGCTGCGATGA
- a CDS encoding type II toxin-antitoxin system VapC family toxin, whose amino-acid sequence MSLFVDTGVFVALQNERDEHHDAARSALETAFKGEFGALYTSDYVYDETVTVVRRRTGSHREACTVGDRIAGRKSYPDRIELLSVSSDLFERTIDAFDRYDDHALSFTDASIVATVRTQNIDAVLSFDDDFDGIVDRVDPASV is encoded by the coding sequence ATGAGTCTCTTCGTCGACACGGGCGTATTCGTCGCCCTACAGAACGAACGGGACGAACATCACGATGCGGCACGATCGGCCCTGGAAACGGCGTTTAAGGGAGAGTTTGGCGCATTGTACACGAGCGATTACGTATACGACGAGACAGTGACGGTCGTTCGTCGTCGAACCGGAAGCCACCGAGAGGCGTGCACCGTCGGGGATCGCATCGCGGGACGGAAATCGTATCCGGACCGAATCGAGCTCCTGTCCGTCTCGAGTGACCTGTTCGAACGGACGATCGACGCGTTCGACCGGTACGACGACCACGCGCTCAGCTTCACCGACGCGAGTATCGTTGCGACCGTCAGAACACAGAACATCGACGCCGTCCTCAGCTTCGACGACGACTTCGACGGGATCGTCGACCGCGTCGATCCCGCGTCCGTCTAG
- a CDS encoding heterodisulfide reductase-related iron-sulfur binding cluster, which yields MIGVAQTGETPTRETFWGLGGVEEILFYYLAAVAIVVFLYGVYTRFARYADGDDDWFDRLDDFGNRVLTATKIVLSNEKQFNRDLYGGLMHSFILWGFLTLLMATTILAFDMDVWTKALGQDSFFVGDFYLGYQFAVDAMGLLFVIGVGMALYRRYWVQNDRLWGRHTSGEDALFVWTLFLLSVGGFLLEGLRILGNGYPEFETVSFVGWGIAMTLEAAGITTEAAATLHRWAWWSHSLFALFFVAWIPYAKPFHMLSSFANVVTRDEKAGARLPGVPSDLDATNAESIADFTWKELLDQDACTKCGRCSSVCPAKASDRPLDPRDVILDLKSYRESLDAGGEEQPIVADGGTSVIDSETMESCMACMACMDACPVEIEHLKSFTRLNRQLTDQGDISPNMQDVFQNVMQNGNTFGDAPRNRADWADDLDFDLTDAREEEVEYLWYVGDYPSYDERNKKVARSLATILQEADVSFGILFEDEKYDGNDVRRVGEEFLYLELAGHHVESFEACEFDKIVCTDPHSYNTFKNEYPEVDFEEFADDPMMPFEYDEYWNEDGEVDVLHWTQAVEELVAEGKLALSGTELDYTVTYHDPCHLGRYNDEYEAPRELIRATGCELDEMPRNRADSFCCGGGGGGLWMDFDEDPKPSEERLREALEDTDAGAAVEKFVVACPMCMTMYEDGRKTGGFEDDIEIVDVAELIVEAIDAKERAGLEAEATA from the coding sequence ATGATAGGTGTCGCACAGACAGGGGAGACGCCGACTCGTGAGACCTTCTGGGGTCTCGGCGGCGTCGAAGAGATACTGTTTTACTATCTCGCCGCGGTCGCCATCGTCGTCTTCCTCTACGGTGTCTATACACGTTTCGCACGATACGCCGACGGCGACGACGACTGGTTCGACCGACTCGACGACTTCGGGAACCGGGTCCTCACGGCGACGAAGATCGTCCTCTCGAACGAGAAGCAGTTCAACCGCGACCTCTACGGCGGGTTGATGCACTCGTTTATCCTCTGGGGCTTTCTCACCCTGCTGATGGCGACGACGATTCTGGCGTTCGACATGGACGTCTGGACCAAGGCGCTCGGCCAGGACTCGTTTTTCGTCGGCGACTTCTACCTTGGCTACCAGTTCGCCGTCGACGCGATGGGACTGCTGTTCGTGATCGGCGTCGGGATGGCGCTCTACCGTCGCTACTGGGTCCAGAACGACCGCCTCTGGGGACGCCACACCTCCGGCGAGGACGCCCTCTTCGTCTGGACGCTCTTTCTACTGAGCGTCGGCGGCTTCCTCCTCGAGGGACTGCGCATCCTCGGGAACGGCTACCCCGAGTTCGAGACCGTCAGCTTCGTCGGCTGGGGGATCGCGATGACCCTCGAGGCGGCTGGGATCACGACCGAAGCCGCCGCGACGTTACACCGGTGGGCGTGGTGGTCGCACTCGCTTTTCGCGTTGTTTTTCGTCGCGTGGATCCCCTACGCCAAACCGTTCCACATGCTCTCGTCGTTCGCGAACGTCGTCACGCGCGACGAGAAGGCGGGCGCGCGCCTCCCCGGCGTCCCGTCGGACCTCGACGCCACGAACGCCGAGTCCATCGCTGATTTCACCTGGAAGGAACTGCTCGACCAGGACGCCTGTACCAAGTGCGGTCGCTGTTCGTCGGTCTGTCCCGCGAAGGCGTCGGATCGGCCGCTCGATCCCCGCGACGTCATCCTCGACCTGAAGAGCTACCGGGAATCGCTCGACGCCGGCGGCGAGGAACAGCCGATCGTCGCCGACGGCGGCACGTCGGTCATCGACAGCGAGACGATGGAGTCGTGTATGGCCTGTATGGCCTGCATGGACGCCTGTCCCGTCGAGATCGAACACCTCAAGTCCTTCACCCGGCTCAACCGCCAGCTCACGGATCAGGGTGACATCTCGCCGAACATGCAGGACGTCTTCCAGAACGTCATGCAAAACGGCAACACCTTCGGCGACGCCCCGCGCAACCGCGCCGACTGGGCCGACGACCTCGACTTTGACCTCACTGACGCCCGTGAGGAAGAAGTCGAGTACCTCTGGTACGTCGGCGACTACCCGAGCTACGACGAGCGCAACAAGAAGGTCGCCCGCTCGCTGGCGACGATCCTCCAGGAGGCCGACGTCAGCTTCGGCATCCTCTTCGAGGACGAGAAGTACGACGGCAACGACGTCCGGCGGGTGGGCGAGGAGTTCCTCTACCTCGAACTCGCCGGCCACCATGTCGAGTCCTTCGAGGCCTGCGAGTTCGACAAGATCGTCTGTACGGACCCACACTCCTACAACACCTTCAAGAACGAGTACCCGGAGGTCGACTTCGAGGAGTTCGCCGACGACCCGATGATGCCCTTCGAGTACGACGAGTACTGGAACGAAGACGGCGAGGTCGACGTGCTCCACTGGACCCAGGCCGTCGAGGAACTCGTCGCCGAGGGCAAACTCGCGCTCTCGGGCACGGAACTCGACTACACGGTCACCTACCACGACCCCTGCCATCTGGGCCGGTACAACGACGAGTACGAGGCACCTCGCGAACTCATCCGGGCGACGGGCTGTGAACTCGACGAGATGCCGCGCAATCGCGCCGATTCGTTCTGCTGTGGCGGCGGTGGCGGCGGCCTCTGGATGGACTTCGACGAAGATCCCAAACCCAGCGAGGAACGCCTCCGGGAGGCCCTCGAGGACACCGACGCCGGCGCGGCCGTCGAGAAGTTCGTCGTCGCCTGCCCGATGTGCATGACGATGTATGAGGACGGCCGCAAGACCGGCGGCTTCGAAGACGACATCGAGATCGTCGACGTCGCCGAACTCATCGTCGAGGCGATCGACGCGAAAGAGCGGGCCGGACTCGAGGCAGAGGCGACGGCCTAG
- a CDS encoding conditioned medium-induced protein 4, with amino-acid sequence MNEKTEELRDIFTSVADEDTVTESQEDTRGSLEKDDRTVDERLESVVARMRERYEFETPLEDDELVAIAKRFYEGRDDGEIADELGIDESTVFEARMALHLVSDDDADEVDLVAIRERDEDDATLAAEYGVDEGTIRRYRRVAAAKDESRAANDRYRDEFDSILADADLSTQIAKDVREDGLEDATEGMETDVSF; translated from the coding sequence ATGAACGAGAAAACCGAGGAGCTCCGAGATATCTTCACCAGCGTCGCCGACGAGGACACCGTCACCGAATCCCAGGAAGACACCCGTGGTTCGCTCGAGAAAGACGACCGGACCGTCGACGAGCGACTCGAGAGCGTCGTCGCGAGAATGCGCGAACGGTACGAGTTCGAGACGCCGCTCGAGGACGACGAGCTGGTCGCCATCGCAAAGCGGTTCTACGAGGGACGCGACGACGGCGAGATCGCCGACGAACTCGGCATCGACGAGTCGACGGTCTTCGAGGCCCGAATGGCGCTTCACCTCGTGAGCGACGACGACGCCGACGAGGTCGACCTGGTCGCGATCCGCGAGCGCGACGAAGACGACGCCACGCTCGCCGCGGAGTACGGTGTCGACGAGGGAACGATCCGTCGATACCGTCGCGTCGCCGCGGCAAAAGACGAGTCGCGAGCGGCAAACGACAGGTACCGCGACGAGTTCGACAGCATTCTCGCCGACGCCGACCTCTCGACGCAGATCGCAAAGGACGTCCGCGAGGACGGACTCGAGGACGCGACCGAGGGGATGGAAACCGACGTCTCGTTCTGA
- a CDS encoding CRISPR-associated protein Cas4, whose amino-acid sequence MTHVSFSDLRTAAYCPRKLYYARQDDDRGGPPAVDAIRDLAFRYDDLLESADPTLAAEPIAVGPATYRERLETARDRLEERDRWATLCEPETRDLLAMGRHCRGVVHKVLADPLEPSLLSPGRPPARGVWEPHSVHAVAAAKALAWERETAVETAVVEYPAYGVIRRIDLTTRRKASYRRTLRTVRSLDGPPPRVRNRSKCESCAYAETCGVRTRTLRSLLGFG is encoded by the coding sequence GTGACGCACGTCTCCTTCAGCGACCTCCGGACGGCGGCGTACTGTCCCCGAAAGCTCTACTACGCCCGCCAGGACGACGACCGCGGTGGACCACCCGCCGTCGACGCCATCCGCGACCTCGCGTTTCGGTACGACGACCTCCTCGAGTCGGCTGACCCCACCCTCGCAGCCGAACCGATCGCCGTCGGTCCAGCGACCTACCGCGAGCGCCTCGAGACGGCCCGCGATCGACTCGAGGAACGAGATCGCTGGGCGACGCTGTGCGAGCCCGAAACGCGGGACCTGCTGGCGATGGGACGGCACTGTCGCGGCGTCGTCCACAAGGTGCTCGCCGACCCGCTCGAGCCGTCGCTGCTCTCGCCGGGTCGACCGCCAGCGCGTGGCGTCTGGGAACCCCACTCGGTCCACGCCGTCGCGGCGGCGAAGGCCCTGGCGTGGGAACGCGAGACGGCAGTCGAGACCGCCGTCGTCGAGTACCCAGCCTACGGCGTAATTCGGCGAATCGACCTCACGACGCGACGAAAGGCGTCGTATCGCCGCACGCTTCGAACCGTCAGGAGCCTCGACGGACCGCCGCCGCGCGTGCGAAACCGCTCGAAGTGTGAGTCCTGTGCGTACGCCGAAACGTGTGGCGTGCGGACCCGAACGCTGCGGTCGCTGCTCGGGTTCGGCTGA
- a CDS encoding L-threonylcarbamoyladenylate synthase, producing METLARAADAIRAGELVVYPTETVYGLGADATNPDAVERVFDAKGRDRSKPISFAVPSVPAALEYVRATDRERQFMATFLPGPVTVLCRRRDAVPSALTAGRDRVGVRVPDHQLALMLLERAGTPVTATSANVSGRESARTVDDLDPEIVERAAVVVEDVDDLPALPRQPQLGEQAAVPESTVVDVSSDEIHRRGAMADEIERWLEEH from the coding sequence ATGGAAACACTCGCGCGTGCGGCGGACGCGATCCGGGCCGGCGAACTGGTCGTCTACCCCACGGAGACCGTCTACGGACTCGGCGCCGACGCCACGAACCCCGACGCAGTCGAACGCGTCTTCGACGCGAAAGGACGGGACCGCTCGAAGCCGATTTCGTTCGCAGTGCCGTCGGTCCCGGCGGCACTCGAGTACGTCCGTGCGACCGACCGCGAACGGCAGTTCATGGCGACGTTCCTCCCCGGCCCCGTCACGGTGCTCTGTCGTCGTCGCGACGCCGTCCCGTCCGCGCTCACCGCCGGCCGCGACCGGGTCGGCGTCCGGGTCCCGGACCACCAGCTCGCGCTCATGCTACTCGAGCGGGCCGGAACGCCGGTCACGGCCACGAGCGCGAACGTGAGCGGCCGGGAGAGCGCGCGAACCGTCGACGACCTCGACCCCGAGATCGTCGAACGGGCGGCCGTCGTCGTCGAGGACGTCGACGACCTGCCCGCGTTGCCCCGACAGCCACAACTGGGTGAGCAGGCGGCCGTCCCCGAGAGCACCGTCGTCGACGTCTCGAGCGACGAGATCCACCGCCGTGGGGCAATGGCCGACGAGATCGAACGCTGGCTCGAAGAGCACTGA
- a CDS encoding peroxiredoxin family protein: MMEFDVVDLGPADHPEPGDEVPDFTRPLVTDEFWEDRSLSELTADGRVVLVFTPMDGTFLAQYTWDELRDRGWDEYDATVVGVTISTPYVHSRFIDDRDLPFALFADPTNEVADAYGIAHDLDDMTGVSEPRLAIFVVDEDRVVEDAWVTTEWPEFLAYDEIEATLESA; this comes from the coding sequence CTGATGGAGTTCGACGTCGTCGACCTCGGCCCGGCGGACCACCCCGAACCCGGCGACGAGGTTCCCGACTTCACCCGGCCGCTGGTCACCGACGAGTTCTGGGAGGATCGCTCGCTCTCGGAGCTCACCGCCGACGGTCGCGTCGTCCTCGTGTTCACGCCGATGGACGGCACGTTTCTCGCACAGTACACCTGGGACGAACTACGCGATCGCGGCTGGGACGAGTACGACGCGACCGTCGTCGGCGTCACGATCTCGACGCCGTACGTCCACTCCCGGTTCATCGACGACCGCGACCTCCCGTTCGCGCTCTTCGCCGATCCGACCAACGAGGTCGCCGACGCGTACGGCATCGCCCACGACCTGGACGACATGACCGGCGTGAGCGAACCTCGCCTCGCGATCTTCGTCGTCGACGAGGACCGCGTCGTCGAAGACGCCTGGGTGACCACCGAGTGGCCCGAGTTCCTCGCGTACGACGAGATCGAGGCCACGCTCGAGTCGGCCTGA
- a CDS encoding glutaredoxin family protein: protein MSETTDPQITFYRLQGCPFCERVARLLEEYDLSYRSRFVEPLHSRRNVVKRVAGVRTVPVVVDDRTGATMAESANIAEYLEATYGDEITSDADVAAADGGEH, encoded by the coding sequence ATGAGCGAGACGACCGACCCGCAGATCACGTTCTACCGACTGCAGGGCTGTCCGTTTTGCGAACGCGTCGCCCGCCTGCTCGAGGAGTACGACCTCTCCTACCGGTCGCGATTCGTCGAACCGTTGCACTCGCGACGGAACGTCGTCAAACGCGTCGCCGGTGTCCGAACTGTCCCCGTCGTCGTCGACGACCGGACCGGCGCCACGATGGCCGAGAGCGCGAACATCGCCGAGTACCTGGAGGCAACCTACGGAGACGAGATCACGTCGGACGCCGACGTCGCCGCCGCGGACGGAGGTGAGCACTGA